The following proteins are encoded in a genomic region of Pseudodesulfovibrio mercurii:
- the thyX gene encoding FAD-dependent thymidylate synthase, translating to MPEKQLRVECLAVTPNALSLIYAAFRQCYHAGFVADMWPRLLSGEIDPEVQADFVAKTMESGHDSPIEHVSMTFAVEGISRACSHQVVRHRIASYSQQSQRYVAENDMDYILPPAIAKIPEARERFESFMAEVQSAYTDLRDILVANGRKSKANEDARFVLPQAAETKIVLTMNCRSLHHFFHLRCCNRAQWEVRAMANEMLAICKEKLPALFKNGGARCEQLGYCPESPKFACGKYPTRQTQG from the coding sequence ATGCCGGAAAAGCAACTCAGGGTCGAATGCCTGGCCGTGACCCCCAATGCCCTGTCCCTCATCTACGCCGCGTTTCGCCAGTGCTACCACGCCGGGTTCGTGGCCGACATGTGGCCCCGGCTGCTCTCCGGCGAGATCGATCCCGAGGTCCAGGCGGACTTCGTGGCCAAGACCATGGAGTCGGGCCACGACAGCCCCATCGAGCACGTGTCCATGACCTTCGCGGTGGAGGGCATCTCCAGGGCCTGCTCCCACCAGGTGGTCCGGCACCGCATCGCCTCCTACTCGCAGCAGAGCCAGCGCTACGTGGCCGAGAACGACATGGACTACATCCTGCCTCCGGCCATCGCGAAAATTCCCGAGGCCAGGGAGCGGTTCGAGTCGTTCATGGCCGAGGTGCAGTCCGCCTACACCGACCTGCGCGACATCCTGGTGGCCAACGGACGCAAGTCCAAGGCCAACGAGGACGCCCGTTTCGTCCTGCCCCAGGCGGCCGAGACCAAGATCGTCCTGACCATGAACTGCCGCAGCCTGCACCATTTCTTCCACCTGCGCTGCTGCAACCGCGCCCAGTGGGAGGTCCGGGCCATGGCCAACGAGATGCTGGCCATCTGCAAGGAGAAGCTGCCCGCCCTCTTCAAGAACGGCGGGGCGCGCTGCGAGCAGCTCGGATACTGCCCGGAATCCCCAAAATTCGCCTGCGGAAAATACCCGACCCGCCAGACGCAGGGCTGA